One genomic segment of Aquipluma nitroreducens includes these proteins:
- a CDS encoding efflux RND transporter periplasmic adaptor subunit, which produces MSNKKILLIAIPAVLLLVFYFVFRKGETDYNQVTVSVQRGTFNALIFSSGQLESEKSESINIPEKLNDRNLRIWELAITHMVEEGTVVDSGDYVATLDHKAVEEQIKLAQDDMDKMLSEYEDSKIDSNLNLSNQRDVIVNARLDLTEKKIIVDESVYESPSIRKKASMDLDKAQRKLEQEQKAYGLKKQQEVNKVERKYINYRQVSERSGELQKLFDALEITAPKAGIITYFKYPWGEIIKTGSKVGPYNSIIASIPDMTNLISRTYINEIDISKVKVGQNVKIGIDAFPDKQLTGQVTSVANIGQAMPNSDAKVFEVKIKIFGQDKDLKPAMTTSNAIDAGLFKDTLMVATDAVFENDSLKFVYLGKDNPVKQIVWLGDENENYVLVKKGLKENDVVWLSEPKDAADLKFSGVEIYAEILKDKENTKIKADKEREEMLRKKADAMSQMPGSMPPGAIVKQTK; this is translated from the coding sequence ATGAGCAACAAAAAGATCCTTCTGATAGCAATACCAGCTGTCCTTTTACTTGTTTTCTATTTTGTATTTCGAAAAGGCGAAACCGATTACAATCAGGTTACCGTAAGTGTTCAACGTGGTACGTTTAACGCCTTAATCTTTTCGTCGGGTCAGCTCGAATCAGAGAAATCTGAAAGTATCAATATTCCGGAGAAGTTGAACGACCGGAATTTGCGCATCTGGGAATTGGCCATTACGCATATGGTTGAAGAAGGTACAGTTGTTGATTCGGGCGATTATGTGGCCACTTTAGACCATAAGGCTGTTGAAGAACAAATTAAACTAGCTCAGGACGATATGGATAAAATGCTGTCGGAATATGAGGACAGTAAGATCGATTCGAACTTAAACCTGAGCAATCAGCGCGATGTAATTGTCAATGCCCGTCTCGATTTGACTGAAAAGAAAATCATCGTTGATGAATCGGTTTACGAATCGCCTTCAATTCGCAAGAAAGCCAGTATGGACTTGGATAAAGCTCAGCGGAAACTCGAACAGGAACAGAAGGCTTATGGACTGAAAAAGCAACAGGAGGTTAATAAGGTTGAGCGTAAATACATTAATTACCGTCAGGTTTCGGAGCGGTCGGGCGAATTGCAAAAGCTTTTTGATGCGCTCGAAATTACGGCTCCCAAGGCCGGAATAATTACCTATTTCAAGTATCCCTGGGGCGAAATTATCAAAACCGGCTCGAAGGTTGGCCCCTATAATTCAATCATAGCCTCTATTCCTGATATGACGAACTTGATTTCGAGAACTTACATCAATGAAATTGACATTTCAAAAGTGAAGGTTGGCCAGAACGTGAAAATTGGAATCGATGCTTTTCCAGATAAACAATTGACCGGGCAAGTTACTTCGGTAGCCAATATTGGGCAAGCCATGCCAAACAGCGATGCCAAGGTTTTTGAAGTTAAGATCAAAATATTTGGCCAGGATAAAGATCTTAAACCTGCCATGACGACCAGTAATGCCATTGACGCAGGTCTGTTTAAGGATACGTTGATGGTTGCTACTGATGCTGTTTTCGAAAACGACAGTTTGAAATTCGTTTATCTGGGGAAGGATAATCCGGTTAAACAGATTGTGTGGCTTGGCGACGAAAACGAAAATTATGTGTTGGTTAAAAAGGGCTTGAAAGAAAATGATGTGGTTTGGCTTTCGGAACCAAAGGATGCCGCTGACTTAAAATTTAGCGGTGTGGAAATCTATGCAGAAATCCTGAAAGATAAAGAAAACACCAAGATTAAGGCCGATAAAGAACGGGAGGAAATGCTCCGGAAGAAAGCAGATGCTATGTCACAAATGCCCGGTTCAATGCCTCCGGGAGCAATTGTAAAGCAAACGAAATAG
- a CDS encoding ABC transporter permease codes for MIFKKYFHDIVIGFEAIIDNKLKSILTALGIIFGVAAVISMMAIGNGAEQEILEQIKMVGVNNIIITPTEASGSQKSTSGEDEKPGTKKFSKGLTILDLNAIEEIVPTVNMLSPVISYNYSAIIDGKSKPVVIEGVNTSYFEVFNISLQKGEVFNRLQSEAGQPVCVIGDNIKTVFFNQEDPVGEYIKCGQIWLKIIGVVERRDFTASASDEMGISSTDNKIFVPAQTILMRFKNRALVRADEVEKSNARRRIVITDANASSEVEDKNPNQLDKIVLQVKETEQLSATAGIVKRLLLRRHSGLYDFEVTIPELLLKQQQRTKKIFNIVLGAIAGISLIVGGIGIMNIMLASVMERIREIGTRQAIGASRKDIVAQFLAESTLISISGGIIGIILGVVLSKIITAVFDIKTIISFFSIFIAFGVSALVGIMFGYMPAKRAAEKDPVESLRA; via the coding sequence ATGATTTTTAAAAAATATTTTCATGATATAGTTATTGGTTTTGAGGCAATTATTGACAATAAGCTCAAATCAATATTAACTGCACTGGGTATTATTTTCGGGGTTGCCGCTGTTATCAGCATGATGGCCATCGGGAATGGTGCTGAACAGGAAATTCTCGAACAGATCAAGATGGTCGGTGTCAATAATATAATTATTACTCCAACCGAAGCTTCAGGAAGTCAAAAAAGTACATCAGGAGAGGATGAAAAGCCTGGCACAAAGAAATTCTCGAAAGGGCTTACCATTCTCGATTTAAATGCAATCGAAGAAATTGTCCCGACGGTTAATATGCTCAGCCCGGTAATTTCGTATAACTATTCGGCCATTATCGATGGGAAAAGTAAACCAGTAGTCATTGAAGGTGTAAATACCAGTTATTTTGAAGTTTTTAACATCAGCCTGCAAAAGGGCGAGGTTTTTAATCGTTTGCAATCGGAGGCTGGTCAGCCGGTTTGTGTGATAGGCGATAACATCAAAACCGTGTTTTTTAATCAGGAAGATCCGGTTGGGGAGTACATTAAATGTGGTCAGATTTGGTTGAAAATCATTGGTGTGGTCGAACGCCGCGATTTTACAGCTTCAGCATCCGACGAGATGGGCATCAGCAGCACCGACAATAAAATATTTGTCCCGGCACAAACCATTCTGATGCGATTTAAGAACCGTGCTTTGGTTCGTGCCGACGAAGTAGAGAAATCGAATGCCCGCCGACGGATTGTGATTACGGATGCCAATGCCAGCAGTGAGGTTGAAGACAAAAATCCGAATCAGCTCGATAAGATTGTATTGCAGGTGAAAGAAACCGAGCAGCTTAGTGCCACTGCAGGAATTGTCAAACGACTGCTTTTACGCCGTCACTCCGGGTTGTACGACTTCGAGGTTACTATTCCCGAACTTTTACTCAAGCAGCAACAGCGAACCAAGAAAATATTCAACATTGTTCTTGGAGCCATTGCAGGCATCTCGTTGATTGTTGGCGGCATCGGAATCATGAATATCATGCTTGCTTCGGTGATGGAACGAATTCGTGAAATCGGTACCCGACAGGCCATTGGTGCTTCTCGAAAAGATATTGTCGCTCAATTTTTGGCTGAATCAACTTTGATCAGCATTTCAGGCGGAATAATCGGAATAATACTGGGCGTCGTCCTATCGAAGATCATCACGGCTGTATTCGATATAAAAACCATCATTTCATTCTTCAGTATCTTCATCGCGTTTGGTGTTTCGGCCCTGGTCGGAATCATGTTTGGTTACATGCCTGCCAAACGTGCCGCAGAGAAAGATCCGGTTGAATCATTACGTGCTTAA
- a CDS encoding TolC family protein — MKKQILNNNLPLNPLKGTLATHKCLRRSHQKPLQGFGVKDSTLNRLHYLFLIIFFSGFIQIANAQSEKLSLSLDEVVRIASKSSLDAFRYKNMYLSSYWEYRYYKADKLPSLSMSATPLDFNHYRKREYNFQTNEDQYVLRDYINSDVALKLNQNIGLTGGSLFLSSELGMVKNMGGDQVTSYQATPVSIGYSQSLNGYNALRWQSKIEPVKYDKAKKTFIQSQETLAMKSTAMFFDLVEAQIQLKIAQNNMSNADTLYKIGKGRFQVGTVTQDELLNLELNQLNSQQALNSAKLEVTRAQSGLNSYLMMDKKSQIDCKVPSEIPTLQIMADHALDLALKNNPEILDQQQQMLEQDQQVAQARSESGLNTTVFAMYGLNQSAENFDRVYDQPDQSQRVQVGFNIPLVDWGRRKGKLMMAESTREVANARIKQSRIDFEQNIFQSVMEFNLQAEQVRNAAKADTVAQKGYDVTFQRFLIGKVDVTKLNIARTDRESARKAYISAVKTYWSYYYQLRMLTLFDFIKNEDLTAEYDKIIQN, encoded by the coding sequence ATGAAAAAACAAATACTAAATAATAATTTACCCCTAAATCCCCTAAAGGGGACTTTGGCAACCCACAAGTGTTTAAGACGCTCGCACCAAAAGCCCCTTCAGGGGTTTGGGGTGAAAGACTCAACATTAAATCGACTGCATTATCTTTTCCTGATTATTTTTTTCTCCGGATTCATTCAAATTGCAAATGCCCAATCGGAAAAACTTAGCCTTAGCCTGGATGAAGTGGTACGAATTGCATCAAAGAGTTCGCTTGATGCGTTCAGGTACAAAAACATGTACCTGTCGAGTTACTGGGAGTACAGGTATTACAAGGCCGATAAACTTCCAAGCCTTAGTATGAGCGCCACTCCGCTCGATTTTAATCATTATCGCAAACGCGAATACAATTTTCAGACGAACGAAGATCAGTATGTTTTGCGCGACTATATCAATTCTGATGTTGCCCTGAAATTGAATCAAAATATAGGACTGACCGGAGGAAGCTTGTTTTTAAGTTCCGAATTGGGAATGGTAAAAAACATGGGTGGCGATCAGGTGACTTCGTACCAGGCAACGCCTGTTAGTATTGGCTATTCACAATCGCTAAACGGATACAATGCTTTAAGATGGCAATCGAAAATTGAACCGGTAAAATACGATAAGGCGAAGAAAACCTTTATCCAATCGCAGGAAACCCTGGCCATGAAAAGCACTGCCATGTTTTTTGATTTGGTTGAGGCACAGATTCAGCTCAAAATTGCCCAAAATAACATGTCGAATGCCGACACACTGTACAAGATTGGTAAGGGGCGGTTTCAGGTTGGAACAGTTACGCAAGACGAACTTTTAAATCTGGAACTTAACCAGTTAAATTCGCAACAGGCATTAAACTCGGCTAAACTCGAAGTGACACGTGCCCAGTCGGGATTAAATTCGTACCTGATGATGGATAAAAAATCGCAGATCGACTGCAAGGTTCCGTCCGAAATTCCAACATTGCAAATCATGGCCGATCATGCGCTTGATCTAGCACTAAAAAATAATCCTGAGATTCTGGACCAGCAGCAGCAAATGCTTGAACAAGATCAGCAGGTTGCTCAGGCAAGGTCTGAAAGCGGATTAAACACTACCGTATTTGCAATGTATGGCCTCAATCAGTCGGCCGAAAATTTCGATAGGGTTTACGATCAGCCCGATCAAAGTCAAAGGGTGCAGGTTGGTTTCAATATTCCTTTGGTTGATTGGGGGCGCCGAAAAGGAAAGCTGATGATGGCCGAATCGACCCGCGAAGTTGCTAATGCCCGAATTAAACAGTCGCGTATCGACTTCGAACAAAATATTTTCCAGTCAGTCATGGAATTTAACCTTCAGGCCGAGCAGGTGCGAAATGCCGCTAAAGCCGACACTGTAGCGCAAAAAGGTTATGATGTTACTTTCCAGCGTTTTTTAATTGGAAAAGTTGATGTGACCAAACTTAATATTGCACGCACCGATCGGGAATCGGCCCGAAAGGCATATATCTCTGCAGTTAAAACTTATTGGAGTTATTATTACCAGTTACGGATGCTCACGCTCTTCGATTTCATAAAAAACGAAGATCTTACTGCTGAGTACGATAAAATTATTCAAAACTAA
- a CDS encoding efflux RND transporter periplasmic adaptor subunit produces the protein MLKKRKYQIILAAFAVIGIAALVWLQVKPADGKFYKVKKGNLEVIVTSKGEVKGDKYTEINLPAALCNQELRVYQLKFMDVILEGKAVKKGDYIAKLDESQFATMMRDIMQQKEKMDADLRNAVLDSTVTLSGKREAVSNAKLDLEYLKIDLDQSKYESEAYQRKTRVSYQKAENEIGKLRRDYLLERNRLKIQVGRSKSKVTEFQDKINKYMEALASTTIKAPEDGIVMFAKDWMGKTYGKDSEINIWNPLVATLPDMSVAISETYIREIDISKVQLNDSVRITIDALPDKVFFGKVIKIATIGEDHKDFDMKAFKVVVRFEKSDKDMKPGMTVNNDIIVTSYKDKLLVPLKAVFSKSGKQIVYMKQGGSIKEQEIQLVAENEQYGVVENVIREGDVVLLYQPEKFKVEVEKVASK, from the coding sequence ATGTTAAAGAAAAGGAAATATCAGATAATCCTTGCGGCATTCGCTGTAATCGGAATTGCGGCTTTGGTTTGGCTACAGGTCAAACCGGCTGATGGGAAATTTTATAAAGTAAAAAAAGGCAATCTGGAAGTGATTGTAACCAGCAAAGGCGAGGTCAAAGGCGATAAGTACACTGAAATAAACCTTCCGGCGGCCCTGTGCAATCAGGAATTAAGAGTTTATCAGCTCAAATTCATGGACGTGATTCTTGAAGGGAAGGCCGTCAAGAAAGGAGATTACATTGCCAAGTTAGACGAAAGCCAGTTTGCAACGATGATGCGTGATATCATGCAACAGAAAGAAAAGATGGATGCCGATTTGCGAAACGCGGTGTTAGATAGTACGGTTACCTTATCGGGTAAAAGAGAGGCCGTTAGCAATGCAAAGCTCGATTTGGAATACCTGAAAATTGATTTGGATCAGTCGAAATATGAATCGGAAGCCTACCAGCGTAAAACACGGGTGAGTTATCAAAAGGCTGAAAATGAAATTGGAAAACTCCGTAGAGATTATTTACTTGAGCGGAACAGGTTAAAGATTCAGGTTGGAAGATCCAAATCGAAGGTGACTGAATTTCAGGATAAAATCAATAAATACATGGAAGCGCTGGCATCAACCACAATAAAAGCTCCGGAAGATGGAATTGTAATGTTTGCCAAAGACTGGATGGGTAAAACCTATGGAAAAGATTCGGAAATAAACATATGGAATCCTTTGGTAGCTACCTTGCCCGATATGTCAGTTGCGATCAGCGAAACCTACATCAGGGAAATTGATATTTCGAAAGTGCAACTCAACGACAGTGTTCGAATTACGATTGATGCCTTGCCCGATAAGGTCTTCTTTGGAAAAGTAATTAAAATAGCCACCATTGGTGAAGACCATAAAGATTTTGACATGAAAGCATTCAAGGTGGTTGTCAGGTTCGAGAAGTCGGATAAAGACATGAAACCGGGAATGACTGTTAATAACGACATCATCGTCACATCGTACAAGGACAAATTGTTGGTGCCATTAAAAGCTGTGTTCTCAAAGAGCGGGAAGCAAATTGTTTACATGAAGCAGGGCGGGAGTATTAAAGAGCAGGAAATTCAATTGGTTGCTGAAAATGAACAATATGGAGTGGTCGAGAACGTGATTCGGGAAGGTGATGTGGTTTTGCTTTACCAACCCGAGAAGTTCAAAGTCGAGGTCGAAAAGGTGGCGAGTAAGTAG
- a CDS encoding carbohydrate binding family 9 domain-containing protein: MKLCLFGLFIFLNLLSYSSSKKHPNLRGLKTDPAVNKKNSDFILHVKKAAEHIKIDGLISEPDWEVAEKAKDFRLVLPVDSGFAKSPSEVVMTYDDKAFYLGITFFDTIPGKRITESFRRDFVFGNNDNVLVFFDTFLDQTNGFSFGASVSGAKWDGTQSNGGTVNLNWDCKWDSKTKQYPDRWVTEMRIPFRSVRFKSGADKWGVNFSRLDLKTNEKSSWAPVPRQFATASLAYAGVLQWDKPLPKSKMMFSVIPYIFGSAAKNFESGTNTTYRKDFGFDAKLGLSTSMNLDLTYNPDFSQAEVDQQVTNLDRFELFFPEKRQFFLENSDLFSNYGFASVTPFFSRRIGLDAPVLAGARLSGKLGDNWRLGLLDMQTEKTDNQLSRNFMVAALQRKMFSRSNIGLILVNKEYMDEPLAQNFNRVAGIDYNLASRNNAWSGKLFYHRSFSPENPRKQFAQGASLIYNTRRIHAGMTQASVGENYDAEAGYVRRNGYNMLNPEFSLLWVPNKKVVSHGIVSTANYYFDPNYNQLDHEISLMYKFEFSSRAIVDAGIKDYYILLSQDFDPTHMNSAVLAKGTDYSYQVGFVDYTSDTRSLFNYAATISAGSFYNGNIASFSGHATYRYQPYLNMTMNFSYTDINLPGSFERARFWLLGPKLDLTLSDKVFFSSFVQYNEQIDNMNINLRFQWRYKPVSDLFIVYTDNYYTGNWSPRNRALVLKLSYWFN, from the coding sequence ATGAAATTGTGCTTATTTGGCCTGTTCATATTCCTGAACTTGCTTTCCTATTCATCCTCAAAAAAACACCCAAATCTTCGTGGATTAAAAACAGATCCGGCAGTCAATAAAAAAAATAGCGACTTTATTTTACATGTAAAAAAGGCTGCCGAACACATTAAAATTGATGGTTTGATTAGCGAACCCGACTGGGAGGTTGCTGAAAAAGCCAAAGATTTCCGATTGGTACTTCCCGTCGATTCCGGGTTCGCAAAATCTCCGTCAGAAGTGGTGATGACTTACGACGACAAAGCGTTTTATTTGGGCATAACTTTCTTCGATACCATCCCGGGGAAGCGCATTACAGAGTCTTTCCGGCGTGATTTTGTATTTGGAAACAACGACAATGTGTTGGTTTTCTTCGATACGTTTTTAGATCAGACCAACGGCTTTTCGTTTGGGGCATCGGTGTCGGGAGCCAAATGGGATGGCACCCAATCGAATGGTGGTACGGTAAACCTAAACTGGGACTGCAAATGGGACTCTAAAACAAAACAATATCCAGATCGTTGGGTGACCGAAATGCGAATTCCTTTTCGGTCGGTTAGGTTTAAATCGGGAGCTGATAAGTGGGGTGTAAACTTTAGTCGGCTTGATTTGAAAACTAATGAAAAATCGTCGTGGGCGCCGGTTCCGCGTCAGTTTGCCACAGCTAGTTTGGCCTACGCCGGTGTGCTGCAATGGGATAAGCCACTTCCCAAATCAAAAATGATGTTTTCCGTTATTCCCTATATTTTTGGTAGTGCGGCTAAAAATTTTGAGTCCGGAACAAATACCACTTACCGGAAGGATTTTGGATTTGATGCCAAACTTGGTTTAAGTACTTCCATGAACCTGGACCTGACTTATAATCCGGATTTTTCGCAGGCGGAGGTCGATCAACAGGTGACTAACCTTGATCGTTTCGAACTGTTCTTTCCTGAAAAGCGCCAGTTTTTCCTAGAAAACAGCGATCTTTTTTCCAACTATGGGTTTGCCTCGGTTACGCCTTTCTTTTCCCGGCGTATTGGACTGGATGCTCCGGTTTTGGCTGGTGCAAGGTTAAGTGGTAAACTGGGCGACAATTGGCGTTTGGGACTTTTAGATATGCAAACAGAAAAAACGGACAATCAATTGTCGCGAAATTTCATGGTTGCAGCGCTTCAGCGTAAGATGTTTTCCCGTTCAAATATCGGGTTGATATTGGTTAATAAAGAGTATATGGATGAGCCTCTGGCGCAAAATTTTAATCGTGTTGCAGGAATCGATTACAATTTGGCAAGCCGTAATAATGCCTGGAGTGGAAAATTGTTTTATCACCGCTCGTTCAGCCCTGAAAATCCCAGGAAACAATTTGCCCAGGGGGCATCGTTAATTTATAATACGAGGAGAATTCATGCTGGTATGACACAGGCAAGCGTTGGTGAAAATTACGATGCCGAAGCTGGATATGTTCGCCGGAATGGTTATAACATGCTCAATCCTGAATTTAGCTTGTTGTGGGTTCCCAATAAAAAAGTTGTTAGTCATGGAATTGTTTCTACAGCTAATTATTATTTTGATCCGAATTACAATCAGTTGGACCATGAAATTTCGCTGATGTATAAATTTGAATTTAGCAGTCGCGCCATTGTTGATGCAGGAATCAAGGATTATTACATTCTCCTTAGTCAGGATTTTGATCCTACACATATGAACTCTGCCGTTTTGGCCAAGGGAACCGATTATTCCTATCAGGTTGGATTTGTTGATTATACTTCTGATACACGATCACTGTTCAATTATGCTGCAACAATTTCAGCGGGAAGTTTCTACAATGGAAATATTGCATCATTTTCAGGACATGCTACTTATCGCTACCAGCCCTACCTGAACATGACCATGAACTTTTCATATACCGACATCAATCTTCCGGGATCTTTCGAACGAGCCCGGTTTTGGTTGCTGGGCCCTAAACTGGATTTGACACTGAGCGACAAGGTCTTCTTTTCCTCCTTCGTTCAGTACAATGAGCAAATCGACAATATGAATATTAACCTGAGGTTCCAGTGGCGGTACAAACCCGTTTCTGATTTGTTTATCGTTTACACCGACAATTATTATACCGGCAACTGGAGTCCCCGAAACCGGGCGCTGGTGTTGAAATTGAGCTATTGGTTTAATTAG
- a CDS encoding TIGR02757 family protein, which translates to MSIHKTETREFLDEKANKYNHPGFIETDPIQIPALFTTKENIEIAGFLSATLAWGQRPTIIRNSLKLINLMNNNPIEFLLNTPEDEWDIFQDFKHRTFNGTDCIYFLKSLKNIYQKHGGLEQVFTQGFRNEKTIFGSLIYFRKVFFELEHEHRTEKHVSNVEKGAAAKRLNMYLRWMTRSDKAGVDFGLWKQIPASALMLPLDVHTGNVARKLGLLIRTQNDWQAVEEITAKLREFDAEDPIKYDFALFGLGVFEKF; encoded by the coding sequence TTGAGCATCCACAAAACTGAAACTAGAGAATTCCTTGACGAAAAGGCAAATAAATATAACCATCCAGGATTTATCGAAACAGACCCAATCCAGATCCCTGCGCTTTTCACTACCAAAGAAAACATTGAAATTGCCGGATTCCTTTCCGCTACCCTGGCTTGGGGGCAACGGCCTACAATCATCCGAAATTCGCTGAAACTGATCAATTTGATGAACAACAATCCTATCGAATTTCTGCTCAATACTCCGGAAGACGAATGGGATATATTTCAAGACTTCAAACACCGCACATTCAATGGCACCGACTGCATTTATTTCCTGAAATCGCTAAAGAATATTTACCAGAAACATGGAGGTTTGGAACAAGTATTTACCCAGGGATTCAGGAATGAAAAGACCATTTTCGGCTCGTTAATTTATTTCAGAAAAGTATTTTTTGAGCTCGAACACGAACACCGAACCGAAAAGCATGTTTCGAATGTTGAAAAAGGGGCGGCGGCAAAACGGCTAAACATGTATTTGCGCTGGATGACGAGGTCGGACAAAGCAGGAGTTGATTTTGGCCTCTGGAAGCAAATTCCGGCATCGGCACTAATGCTCCCGCTGGATGTTCATACCGGCAATGTTGCACGCAAACTTGGATTGCTTATCCGTACTCAAAACGACTGGCAAGCTGTGGAAGAAATTACAGCTAAACTTCGGGAATTCGACGCCGAAGACCCCATCAAATATGATTTTGCATTGTTTGGGCTGGGAGTATTTGAAAAGTTCTGA
- a CDS encoding ABC transporter ATP-binding protein produces MIKVEKITKSFGDLQVLKGIDLVVPAGKLYSIVGPSGAGKTTLLQIIGTLSQPAAGNVFINGQNISIMNERQLSDFRNRQIGFVFQFHYLLPEFSALENVCIPAFIAKTPKKEAEQKAKEYLDFLGLSHRLNHKPGELSGGERQRVAVARALINNPAIILADEPSGNLDTKNREDLHELFFTLRDKFKQTLVIVTHDESFAAQSDAIIRMKDGLIESGGESNLAI; encoded by the coding sequence TTGATTAAAGTCGAAAAAATAACAAAGTCGTTTGGCGATCTTCAGGTTCTGAAGGGAATTGATCTGGTGGTTCCGGCGGGAAAGCTCTATTCGATTGTTGGGCCCAGCGGAGCTGGTAAAACCACACTTTTGCAAATTATTGGAACTTTAAGCCAACCTGCGGCTGGAAATGTATTTATCAACGGGCAAAATATTTCAATTATGAACGAGCGCCAACTGTCCGATTTCAGAAACCGGCAGATTGGTTTTGTTTTTCAGTTCCACTATCTACTGCCCGAATTCTCTGCACTCGAAAATGTTTGTATTCCGGCTTTTATTGCCAAAACTCCGAAAAAAGAAGCCGAACAAAAGGCCAAAGAATACCTCGATTTTCTGGGCTTATCACACCGGTTGAATCATAAACCCGGCGAACTTTCGGGAGGAGAACGGCAACGTGTGGCTGTTGCACGTGCACTGATCAATAACCCAGCCATAATTCTGGCCGATGAACCTTCAGGAAATCTGGATACTAAAAACAGGGAAGATCTTCACGAACTATTTTTTACACTTCGCGATAAGTTTAAACAAACATTAGTGATTGTGACCCACGACGAGAGTTTCGCCGCCCAAAGTGATGCAATTATTCGGATGAAAGACGGGCTGATTGAGTCGGGAGGTGAATCGAATCTGGCGATTTGA
- a CDS encoding Sec-independent protein translocase subunit TatA/TatB, which translates to MGGGEIVLIIFVFLMLFGAKAIPDIARTLGKAMREFQKATNEIKRELNESGGGLGDEISDIRSTVRNIKSDIQEGITKHTSDIQDGIKETTSTIKEGVKEHTSVIEKEVSEVKSDVTKGAETMANSIDNGAQI; encoded by the coding sequence ATGGGTGGAGGCGAGATAGTACTAATCATTTTTGTTTTTCTGATGCTTTTTGGGGCTAAAGCCATTCCTGATATTGCCAGAACGCTGGGCAAGGCCATGAGAGAATTCCAGAAAGCGACCAATGAGATTAAACGCGAACTCAACGAAAGCGGCGGTGGACTTGGCGATGAAATCAGTGATATCCGATCAACTGTTCGAAACATCAAAAGCGACATTCAGGAAGGAATAACGAAACACACCAGCGACATTCAGGATGGAATAAAAGAGACCACAAGTACCATTAAGGAAGGCGTTAAAGAACACACAAGTGTGATAGAGAAAGAAGTATCGGAAGTAAAAAGCGATGTCACCAAAGGAGCCGAAACAATGGCAAATTCAATTGATAACGGAGCTCAGATATAA